One Streptomyces formicae genomic window, TTCTAGCGTTACTCCTATGGACCTCATGACTCTCGCCCTCCCCCAGGAGCCCGCGGGCGGCATCGCGGGCTGGGCAGCCGACCTCGTGGACACACTGGGCGGCCCCGGCGCCGGTCTCGCCATCGCCCTGGAGAACCTCTTCCCGCCCCTGCCCAGCGAGGTGATCCTGCCGCTGACCGGCTTCGCCGCCGGGCAGGGCGTGATCAGCCTCGGCTCCGCGCTGTTCTGGACCACGCTCGGCTCGGTCGTCGGCGCGGCCGCCCTCTACTGGATCGGCGTGCTCTTCGGACGCGAGCGCATGCACGCCCTGTGGGCGAAGCTGCCGCTGGTCAAGACCTCCGACCTGGAACGCACCGAGGCGTGGTTCGCCAAGCACGGCACCAAGGCCGTCCTGCTCGGCCGGATGGTGCCG contains:
- a CDS encoding DedA family protein, producing MDLMTLALPQEPAGGIAGWAADLVDTLGGPGAGLAIALENLFPPLPSEVILPLTGFAAGQGVISLGSALFWTTLGSVVGAAALYWIGVLFGRERMHALWAKLPLVKTSDLERTEAWFAKHGTKAVLLGRMVPIFRSLISVPAGVERMRLPVFLALTTLGSLVWNSVLVLAGYWLGDQWHAVETYVGLLSKAVLVLVVVALAAYVAVRVRSRKRPRATSTPRHRRVD